GTAAGAGGTAAGGAgcatgtcatttttaaattcctaaAAATATGATTTGCTTGACCTGTATTGCCTGCCACAAGATTGATGACGCtgaatggaatgtacacaaagcAATGGAGGCCAGAAATGGGATTTTGTGAAGttctaaaatgtttttaaatattcggaAGTTGGGATTGAAACGGGCATAagaaaattggcattttttggcaataattgagaacaacaatgaaaacttacctttagaaatgtctttttattcaaaagtgcaGAAAAAACGTATTTTGCACTGTTTTTCTATGCCGGAAGTACCGTAGTGATATCAATGCGGAGTTTCCCCGTGTGTTAAGTTCAAACACAAATACCTAACGAACTGACAAGATGAACGATTTTAGACTACGGTAGGATATGTAGGTTGATATGAGTAagacattgaagattttaatttacacctgtgttaaattttacctgtaaatCAAAGAAGATGTGTAAttatatggcttcacttgacagcttgggtgtcaaacatactggtaatcaacAATGCTTACCTCTGGCTAATGACCGCTAATTGCTGTTGTGTGATAAAAACttgtattaaatttttgaaataaattttggtTACTTCCGTTTGATTTATagttcaaaaatgtaaattgtaaaatgaatgaattatattttgatcaaataatcataaaaggatggtaattaaatgaatttgaatgttttggacaaataaaataatattaatttacaaaatattgtggGAATCTAGACTTCTTTTCAAagattaaattgaaaattatataagaattTTGACTATTACAACTGATTGTATTTACCGACCGTGTgagggctgaaaagccagtcaaggtcgttaaacacttccatatataacTGACTGTACCGActgtgcaagggctgtatagccagtcaaggttgttGGAAACTTCCATTTGTTACTGACTGTGTTAGGGCTGTGTTGCCAGTGAAAGTTGATTGtatgataaagataaaaaaaaaaaaagatgttgatTGTATGAAACTTTGATAATATTCAGAATTCTACTTGTAAATGGCTTGaacaaggggtacaatcaaaaccacgtgatggatatacacacaccggaagttacagtcgaactcgccgcttgaaaggttagtagttgcattttcttgtttatatcaattaaattttgattaataagttggcacaccgaatgtcggatagtatgtagttttaaaatacacaattgtttttgctagaaagcgtgcaggtattgcaaacacttcgacacagttatcTGGTGAAATAttggaactgtgtcgaagtgttagcaataactgcacgctttccagcaaggataattgtgtatttcaaaactagatagtatccgacattcggtgcactaccttatttattaaatgttattgatataaacaagtaaatacgactacttacctttcaagcggtttgctcgactgttacttccggtgtgtgtatatccatcacttGATTTTAATTGTACCCCTTGTTGAATAAAACTCTGTATCAGTTGAACAATTTGCATGACCCAGACCCATAGATGTTGAAATGTCGAAATAAATTTTGTCAGTAAAATAGGTTTTCAGTCATTCaactaaaaaaaggaaaatcttTAACACAACGTCTCAAGTTTCTAGAAATATGACTTTTACAATGCTAAAAAACAAGCAATTTACTATTGTTATTGTtagttgttttttaattaatttatcatgttaaaaatatacatgtatagcatatttctttcttatttgtatacattcatttatttgcaagcagtgaacaatcaATTATCAAACACAacacaaaacaagaaacagattcgtctcaatatttttgtttgataatgTGTTATCATTCAAATAGAAAGGCAACAAGGGTTCTAGGGTGTATTTATATAAACACATTACATTCTGATGGAAATGAAAGAACACTTTAAAAGACAATTTCTACATTGTAAACTTACGAAAAAAATTAATGCCGATAAAAAACCTCTTGATATGAGTCCCAATCTCCTGACCAAAATTTCCCAATCTCCTGATCTGAGTTTCACAGTCCATCACATGTATGTGATATAAAGTTATAGTAATACACTAACCAAACATGataaagatttattcaacactaCAAAAAAGATGACAGAACCtcactttatttagaaacaaTGAGTTGTTTTTTAACAACACACTATCCAAAACCtgtttaagatttattcaagacaaaaaaaaaatgaatgttttctcactttattttgagacaatgacaacaacTATAGTATAGGAATACACTTTCCAAAACTTGAATACAAAGTTATTAAACTCAAAACCAATATAAAATTGAGCGCAAACTTGTAGGGTGCGAACAGCCTTTGGGTGCAAACATGTAGGGTGCAAATGTGAAAGGGGACTAAAATAGCCGTAATTTCACTGAAAAATTTAATCTGATAACAGACAAACCTGtgcatctgtaaaaaaaattaaggcataacatgccctagataaataaatttcaaatatgttttatgttatagAACATGTCGaataataaaaacttaccaggatTTTGTAGTTTACTTTTCATTCctccagaaggtgccaaaataaaccAAGTTGTGAAACCGGTTTGAGAACTTCCCCGCAGGTAATAATTGAAGTGAGCTGTATTGATTGACATGGACAATAAATACCCGACAATAATTGGtgatttaaactgtgtacctgaGTGGACCATTTTAAGGAaaactcaactgtttgttaatttttatcatcttctgcagggacgaaaaaaagtgcacagcaaaatccagttaagttatgaattttctaaatcatacaatgcatttgaattctattcatctagggcatgctatgccttaaaacttttccagatgcacagATGTGtttgtactcagagtaaattttgaggtgaaaaatCGACCATTTTAGCCaaagggtccacatgaaccttaagcAGTTAaaccttccaattgatattttatagtgtgtttttCCACAGTCGCCTgaagatttcataattatagGGAAAAAATGGGGGAACTAAAATATGTTAAGTAGTATATTCTAGCCTgaagatttcataattatagTGAAAAAATGGGTGTGTTAAGTTTAAACAGAAATACCGAATGAACTAACAAGATGACTGATTTTAGACAACTTAGGATATATAATATACTacttaagatattttatttcccccattttttccctataattatgaaataatactacatgtactacaaataatttatttctacCATTTTTTGctataattatgaaatcttcAGGAGACTGTGGTTTATCTGCAtgtatgttgtgatgttatacttttgtttcagaatagggagaaggtttggtacggtaccattaaaacatttaatcccTCTACAAATGTAGGCTGTTCCCCGAAAAAGGTTGATTTCTCATTAACGGTAACCAAAGAGTGACTAAACCCTTTTGCTCCATACTATCGTAATAACATAAAGCAAAACATTTCTCTGTAAGTGTGTGAACagtttattgtatattttagattAATTATGGATACCCATATTTGTGGTGCCTGCAAGgctgaaataaatgatttggatGAATTTATTGTTCACAAGAAACAAACTTGTCCTGTGTTACATGCAGTCCAGAAAGAAGTCAGACATGATCAGCAATCATGTAACTCAGTAAGTTGATTATAATTCTTCCTTTATTTCTATTGggccaaacaaaaaagtatgtgtGTTTACTGTTACATGCTGAAAAAAACAAGGTAGGTaggttgttggtttttttacattcagtttatcaaatgtttatgGAAGCAACATTGTGATTTTAACGGTGCTTTATCAAAAATAGCCATTGAAACTTTAGATACAATTAAATTTAGGATAGGTGGTACAGTAGACACACATACTTTTTTGGACTTAAGCCTATCTTATAGAATTAGATTTGAGTAAAAACTTTGTACTATATATCAACCAAAAATTTTAGCAAGTGAAAGATACTGCAAACTTTGTAAAGATAAAGTGGAAGATgaagttcattttcttttatattgtcCTCTATATAAAGACCTTCGAGAgaagtttgatattttcaaaaaccttaATAATGATGACGATATCAAATCAACGATTTATTTACTTAACCCAGTAAATCTGGTTGACACCAGACAAATATGTAATTATTAAAGTCAAGCTTTTGAAGTTCGTTATAAAAATCTAATGTCAGTTGGTCTACCATAAGTATAATACTGTGTAATActgtgatattatatatataattagtacatgtacttgaaatgttttctgtatgttgtatttgcataaattgtcatgtttaatgtgtttgtatCTTGGACTACGCATTGTATCATATGTGCTttgtccaataaaatatttgaatttgaatttgatatatGTTAAGGAATTATGAATACTGTTGTaattgtatcatattttaaattgatagtTTGAATTAAAGTCTATACAGGATGTATATATGACAATGTGATTACAACCTTAAAGCACAAGTAAACCAAAAATGACATTTGGACATCATCATATTGTCTATAACAATAAACAAGTCTCTCAACCATATGTTAGGATCTTAATTTTTCAGAgtcttaaaaaaatgatatttatagCGAACCAAATGAAAGTTTACCATAGAGTCGTCTGCTCTTGACCaaggtatttaaacttttgcaaGTTTACCTGTACCATTGAATCAATACAATAGCTTTTGTTCTCTGTTTAGTTTATTCACTgggacatttaaatttcttctaggagaaatctatcactcattgattaatttgcctgaccaaaacaatattttttctgttaattgaaatatatgtataaactcACATAAACTGCATGTGATACAGTATTTATCCAAtctcaataatatattttcaatcaatTCAATATCAGCActgatttaattaaaaaaaagtttatttctaattttttttactactgCATGCATTTGTTTCAAAGTATTTGCATGTTTTTTGTGGTTGTTCAGTTATAAAGAATACATTTATGAAGACCTTTATTGAAACATAAgcttttcaagtttttatttgtgaacagtctaaaaaaagcaaattttaatagttaaatgttgaaatttgattagaaatcaacttttaatttttaaatcagtgtttatataaaacaaaatgaaaatgtgtttttgattaaataaatacaacatcacatgcagttttataatcacttatttgtacatgtatttccatcattgacagttcaattttttgttcaggtaaattaatcagtgagtgatagatttctcttgcaagaaatttaaaggtcccatTGAATAAACTAAACAGAGAACattacctgttgtatttgttagatgggacaatagaacttacaaaagtttaaatggacaggtaacttgcaggttAATCTGTGGAAAACTATGATAggtttcgcaataataaaacaaatactatCAAAATCACATCCttttaaatctgttttaaaaaaaatatcatttacaaattttaattatttcaggatcaatttttgaaagaaaatgaaacagaaaacagcaattattcatttcaacacattTCCATACCTAAGAAAACAAGTGAAGAAATTTTTAGAAGACACTCAGAATCAAATCTACCTTCAAATTCATTACACATTTCTGGATATGATCATATACCAGTGACAGATATTGATAACActgaaaatggaaaaaatcaTCAGATTCAGGTTTCAAGTATTGAACAACCAGCCAATCCTAGTACAGAACATGAAATATCTGAATCAGAACAGAATGTTGATAAAACAGCTGTGGATCATTGTAAGGAACATACTTCAGCTGAATCAAAACAATCACTATTGAATAAATCAAGAGACTTTAACCATTTACCAACAGAAAGCTCAGGACTAAATGCATTACATGAACACCCTGAAACTTTTAAATCATGCAGTGCACCAACTAAGGTAACCGGTATTGAAGGTGCATcacaagaaataaaacaaaaaacaatacaagAGGGTGTATCAAATTCATTAGTTGAGAATCATTATTCAGGCAGTGATCagaatgaattaaaacatttagctgaaGTCAGTTCTCAGCTTGACTGTGCCTCAGCTGAATCAGTTGTCTGTAAACCACCTCCTGGTCATGAATACATTCAATCCACACTTCAAGATAGAttgtcaaatgataaaatcttaTGCCACAGTCCGTCAGCATGGTCAGTAACTCATGAGACTCCATCCACTTTACATACAGGGCTAATCAACACATCGTCTTTGGACATGTCAACTGAAGTGACAGCTCTGAATCTTATGTCACCTGTAATGTCAACAGAGGTTTCTTCTGCCGTTTCTACTTCTGTGCCACCAGTAATGACCGCTGAAAGTTTCCCTGTGAAATCAACTCATTTATCAACTGAAACCACTATTGGACCACCTGTGACATCAACTGAATTATTAAGTGAAGTGTCAACTTACATATCAAACCAGAGGATTCCAGCTACAATGTCATCCGAAATGACTCCTGTGTTGTCAGCTGGCGATTCCTCAAGGATGCTGATTAAGATGACACCTGTATTGTCAACCTCAAAGCCTTCTGTTCTTTCTAATGAAGTGTGTCAACAAGATCTGTCAACTGACATTAGAGGTGAGGTGTTATAACTTATAAGTCAGAATTGTCTGTAATTATCTTTATCACCATCTATATATCTTTTCCAGCAAAAGGAACTTCATTTTGGATCATGTCGTATGATAAGATCAGTTCACAGTATTGGTtataaatttttacaatgattctggttataaatttttacaatgtatctggttataaatttttacaatatatctggttataaattttcataaaaaaaaaagtggtggTTTCAGAGTTAGTGGAATTTGATAGAAGTGGAAGCTTCTTCCTtcttaatttacataaaaaagataattcATATTTACTGTTCTGGAAGTTTATTGAACacactttattattaaaaaagaatagTCCTTGTTTAATTTATAGAACTTGTAAGTAAACATATTTTCCTTTATACTTTCAGGAAATCTTGCACAAGAGATGATTCCACAAACTTTACACATGGTCATTGATCACAATGGCACTTATTCTTTGGTTGCAAGATCACAGATCTCAGAATTTCTCAGCCCTGTTACACCATTATCATTATTTCCCAGTAAAGAAACAAACCGACCTAGATCACATTTGGCCGAAAAGTCGATTCCAATTGACAACATACCACAAGTAGCTCATCTTCCCACATATGAAGACAAATCTAGAATGATATTGAGTATTTCAAACGACTTGAATAGATCATCCCCCCAAATAACTTCTGATCAGATTATTGCagttcaaaatgaaatgtatcTAAGTTCTGGTAAATTGCAGCTTACGCCTGTTTCTTCTGTTGTTGCAGAGCCCAACTTAGAGCCATctcaatcaacaatcaatcttGGATTACAGCATTATGGATATCATTCTGTTCCTCATTCTAGTGTCAATTCTGGGAATATTACCCAACAGGATCAGATATTGAATACTACCCCTACTAGTCCCCTGAAAGTTGTAAGAAATCTAATGACAAGTTACCAAGACAACAGTGTAAGTGTTGCTACACTGGATACACTGGCAACAACTACACAACTTCTAGCTTCAAGTTCAGCTGGCCCTTCAAAAGTACTAAATGTTATTGCACCAAATGGTCATTGTTTAGATCATGACTTGTCAGGAAAAATTACTTTAGATCCAAAAAGCACAGTAGTGCCATCTTTTAGTCAGAAACCAGTACAAGTGTATGACCGGCCACAATTTGTtgttattcatgaaaaaaattctAGTCAGCCAAATCAGAAACATGAAGATTACCAACCTGTTCAAGAAAATTTGCAAGATGGTGCAGAGCAAGGAATTTTGATTCCAACCCACAAAAATCCAGTACAAAATATTATCTCATTAGAATCTggtattttaaatgtaggacaaGATCATAGTATTGCTCATGATGAATATAAAGCAACACTGACTGGATCCAGGGAAAACCAATCTTTTGTACTGAGACAGGGTCCAGAACAACAACATTTGGTGTACACTTCTGTAGAAGATGTTGATAGAAATATCCAATCTCAAAGTTTAGTTAAAGGAGTTGTAACTCATTTATTAGACAAACAGGTGAAATATAGCACTCCTGTATTACCTTCAAGAGTTACCCAAAAGCCAGATTCTGATAAAAGGAAGGAGAAAACAAAACCctctttaaatacaaatattgaattAGATCAGTCTGGAAATCATAAGGAGCAAGTCCTTAATTTGAACAAAACACATGATAAGAATGAAACTGGAGTATCTCTGATAAACAATGATTGTATTGAAAAACTAAAGGAAAGACAGTTACAAAAAAGAGTAACTAAAGGTAAAGTTATAACAATTGATGCATTAAGTAACAGGAATTCTTCAACTAGTAGATATCAGTCTTCAGATAAACATGTAGAATCtgtacaaaatttcaaaatggctcATGATGTTGCCATAGGACAAATCTCTTTTTTCCAAAATGAACCTCTGCCTGAAGGTAATTTAATTCAGAGTTCCAACGATCCTGTTTTACTAAATAGGGAAACAGAAAGGGAATTAGAGggttctgaaaaatataaaagtcaaaGTTATTCAAACAGAAATTCAGTACATGGTGTACAGAGAGGAAATTCAGAAGATAGGGCTGAAGCAAATACACAACCCGAAATTAACCAGAAACATAGAAGTACAGACCAAATTTCAGAAAGAAATGCATCAGGAATACAATATGTTTTACATAAAACACCAGagaaaaactattttttacCCATCAACACTGCTGAATCGAGAATGGAAGGTGATATACAAACCTATCAACCTGTGCAGGTATGGACACCTAATCATATAGCTTATAGCAACTGTTATTAAAGTACCTCCCAATTTGGATGtttgaatttatgaattttttatttcaatgcataaaattgaattgacggttaatttaaattgtatttgattaAAACCATTAAAACCATTAagcatatgaaaataaatgggAAGACATCAGTGTTtccattaaaaagaaaattaaaatgcaaATCAGAATAATGGTTCTATGgttttaaatataagaatttatGTTCATGTGTAAGATAAATAATTTACTCAGTTTATTGTCATTTAGAAAAGTCATTATTGTTTCTTTGGTtataaacattttcataaatatacaaagaataacCAAACTTTGAAAGATTATTTGCTAGGAGAACTCTattggaatatttttatttgtataaagagAGAAAATTTAAGTAAGGtgtatttttaatacatttgaaGGAACTACTTTTTGCTCTAATtgcatttgaaattaaaagaaaagcattactttttaatatttacttttaaaggAATTAGAAAATCAGAATATTCCTCCACAACAAGATGGTTCTAACACAGTTGCTTCCCCTGGACAAATTCAGTACACTGTTCATTTACATCAAGTGCAGCAGGTTGGTAAGtatactgttttatttatttaaatactactgttaaaacagtaaaagtagAATGAACAATTTCTAGAGGAGTTTGGAATAAATTTACTCTTggacattataaaaataagaatatgtgaTATAATTAACATGGCTCTTCTTCTGAAAACTGTCAGTCCTTGATTAAGAAACTTTATTTGTAAAATGCTTATAAATCTATTCTACAGATGGAAGTATTATACAAGTATTATCACCAGAGAAACACTATGATATGACAACACAAGGGAGAATTCCACAAAAACATCCAGCTGACATACCATCAAAGAAAAACGCAGGTTTGTATATGATTAATCATTTCATGATAGATGTACTTGTTAACTTAAAAATAATGTCTAGACATTTATTCATAGCtgtaaataatcataaatatcaccatttttgttttaaatcaaaccGCAGCAAGAGAAAAGAGAGAGtgtgatacaaaaaaaaaaaacttttagaaaaaatcatACTTAGTACATTGTAGTAAGATAATTAATCAGTTCTGTGCAAAGTgatagtttcttttttttctttctaaaggTTCATCTTCCAAGAAGACAGCAAATAAACCTAGCAAAGAAAGAGAAAAGAAGTATGTTTGTACATATGATAAGTGTAAATTTTCAACTGTGTACTTCAAAGATCTGACTAGACACATACGCACACACACAGGAGAGAAGCCTTATCGTTGTGGAATGTGCGAGAAAAGTTTTAGTCGTGTAGATAAATTACGTCTTCACATTCGCCATCACACTGGGGAGAGACCATTTCAGTGTGATCTTTGTGAGTACAATTAACAAACgatattatttatacatgtaattactgtaaattcataaattattgccaggtttttattattgcgaaaattgcaacagagttgtaaacgcaaaaattaaactcgcattttgaaacattttatatgaattaaacaggatttttctcaaaatttaaaaaaattaaattgcatttcagtctcaaatgacaaaatcacaataataaatgcacacaataatttctgaatttacagtaacatgCACAGagaaaaaatttatatattaaaattcaggGAGAAATCATTTTATCTATTCAAAGGTAGGGAGAAATCTGTTCATCCatccaatttatattttactatttataagtTTATTAAGGCAAAATCATTGAGAGAAGTGGCCATTATAACTGATTAACTA
This is a stretch of genomic DNA from Mytilus trossulus isolate FHL-02 chromosome 6, PNRI_Mtr1.1.1.hap1, whole genome shotgun sequence. It encodes these proteins:
- the LOC134721273 gene encoding uncharacterized protein LOC134721273, translated to MDTHICGACKAEINDLDEFIVHKKQTCPVLHAVQKEVRHDQQSCNSDQFLKENETENSNYSFQHISIPKKTSEEIFRRHSESNLPSNSLHISGYDHIPVTDIDNTENGKNHQIQVSSIEQPANPSTEHEISESEQNVDKTAVDHCKEHTSAESKQSLLNKSRDFNHLPTESSGLNALHEHPETFKSCSAPTKVTGIEGASQEIKQKTIQEGVSNSLVENHYSGSDQNELKHLAEVSSQLDCASAESVVCKPPPGHEYIQSTLQDRLSNDKILCHSPSAWSVTHETPSTLHTGLINTSSLDMSTEVTALNLMSPVMSTEVSSAVSTSVPPVMTAESFPVKSTHLSTETTIGPPVTSTELLSEVSTYISNQRIPATMSSEMTPVLSAGDSSRMLIKMTPVLSTSKPSVLSNEVCQQDLSTDIRGNLAQEMIPQTLHMVIDHNGTYSLVARSQISEFLSPVTPLSLFPSKETNRPRSHLAEKSIPIDNIPQVAHLPTYEDKSRMILSISNDLNRSSPQITSDQIIAVQNEMYLSSGKLQLTPVSSVVAEPNLEPSQSTINLGLQHYGYHSVPHSSVNSGNITQQDQILNTTPTSPLKVVRNLMTSYQDNSVSVATLDTLATTTQLLASSSAGPSKVLNVIAPNGHCLDHDLSGKITLDPKSTVVPSFSQKPVQVYDRPQFVVIHEKNSSQPNQKHEDYQPVQENLQDGAEQGILIPTHKNPVQNIISLESGILNVGQDHSIAHDEYKATLTGSRENQSFVLRQGPEQQHLVYTSVEDVDRNIQSQSLVKGVVTHLLDKQVKYSTPVLPSRVTQKPDSDKRKEKTKPSLNTNIELDQSGNHKEQVLNLNKTHDKNETGVSLINNDCIEKLKERQLQKRVTKGKVITIDALSNRNSSTSRYQSSDKHVESVQNFKMAHDVAIGQISFFQNEPLPEGNLIQSSNDPVLLNRETERELEGSEKYKSQSYSNRNSVHGVQRGNSEDRAEANTQPEINQKHRSTDQISERNASGIQYVLHKTPEKNYFLPINTAESRMEGDIQTYQPVQELENQNIPPQQDGSNTVASPGQIQYTVHLHQVQQVDGSIIQVLSPEKHYDMTTQGRIPQKHPADIPSKKNAGSSSKKTANKPSKEREKKYVCTYDKCKFSTVYFKDLTRHIRTHTGEKPYRCGMCEKSFSRVDKLRLHIRHHTGERPFQCDLCEYRAVDRSTLKKHAIIHTDERPHMCQLCSYCCRTSSQLTVHLRTHTGDCPFQCPCCSSKFKIKSDLRRHMRTHTGEKPYQCDKCQVKCTTQGNLHSHMKVHHSAENLKCSHCSYKTSSKRSLWNHSKIHEPFDPNNTCQICDFKCASNEILKKHMTMHKSDYLKCHHCDFTTRHQQNLEQHIKRKHGEHYYENRPKRNTTSSSSKKSKESSLKKEIRSDKLFYRKFQRLFKCDLCSESFVREDSLKSHVKLHKELASNNLQLTTKKVLKLPSHILNPPVNEESSFTLRSVAMHGSNQQADSLAMPPDRGQRSATHTYSQYHHHEQASALEEPTPNSDILESTYRQERDENIQMPNVEDRNSSQTYRRQLNFDSGRGNNASSKRHSFETPSVSKKDLSHRRLSFPSDTEHSVSKRNKSVGDSLSSSSRPVRELLREERASQRSSRDIEGFEQGLQFIDSAYNSSIVRSNRQSSGQTLNNQRNDGNEKVSRSQKNKRSHSMTSAEGHLSSGSIHNSEQMRIVALNEQSRDHAPQQQPVYQVPNIQVVQNISLPLVQLPDGQIIRPHIGNQIPQLGHQFIPEINIEQPIVSSGLLRPANENTHTIQLVAHPGVSMMPQSGNPAHSVQTQVVELVDSLGNPVSAQFMIPTSVASVDEMATMQTIDISTISDHGGMMEQMLSPQHVMSVPVQVVDVPPNN